The Verrucomicrobiia bacterium genome has a segment encoding these proteins:
- a CDS encoding DNA starvation/stationary phase protection protein: MKKNTANTKATPKGALADSLNQVLADSYALMALTHAAHWNVEGPGFFALHTAFQTQYEELFTAIDEIAERIRALGAYAMSGLTAFARAAGMKEFSAPLSQEEYVRRLLEANRKLIADAEKARDLAGEANDMESQDLMIQRITLHQKTVWMLESFLKS, from the coding sequence ATGAAAAAAAATACTGCAAACACAAAGGCCACGCCCAAGGGCGCTCTGGCGGACAGTCTCAATCAAGTGCTGGCCGATTCCTACGCCTTGATGGCGCTCACCCATGCCGCCCATTGGAATGTGGAAGGGCCCGGTTTTTTTGCCCTGCACACCGCCTTTCAAACCCAATACGAGGAGCTGTTCACGGCGATTGATGAGATTGCCGAGCGGATTCGCGCCCTGGGCGCCTATGCCATGAGCGGGCTGACCGCCTTTGCCAGAGCCGCCGGCATGAAGGAGTTTTCCGCGCCGCTCAGTCAGGAGGAATATGTCCGCCGGCTGTTGGAGGCCAACCGGAAACTCATCGCGGATGCGGAAAAAGCGCGCGATCTGGCCGGGGAGGCCAATGACATGGAAAGCCAGGACTTGATGATCCAGCGGATCACCCTCCATCAAAAAACGGTCTGGATGCTGGAAAGTTTCCTCAAGTCCTAA
- a CDS encoding cation-translocating P-type ATPase encodes MSATSVNGVGTSSATAFLVEGMTCQNCARKVQQAAQSVPGVASAAPQIAGGRLTVRWQPGAAPNPQAVILAVRQAGYGIQAASALGQAEAGTSPSGSPAGEAAGFWAGWGANVWLGGTVTLVLLGGEWLTHWGMERWFQWLALVLASLVQFGCGARFYRAAWRQLRVGQANMDLLVALGSSAAYGFSVWGLVTAYPGHLYFLEASAIITLISVGHWLEARTSAKAASALQGLLQLAPPTARVQRQLAEVEVPVSQLRPGDTVVLRPGDRVPADGQVSFGESTVDESMLTGEPLPVNKQRGDSVYAGTLNQSGRLLVRVQATGEQTALAHIIAAVERAQSSRANIQRLGDRVSSVFVPGVVLVAVLTGLWWGLNYESASEFSRQMARHLWPALVPATALAAAIIQAVAVLIVACPCAMGLATPTAIMAAANVAATKGILIRDGQALEKSGRISMVIFDKTGTLTRGQVTCAGVLDLGGGQSPLPPVAEMAAALARSSSHPLSQTIARLSPQAQFPLDQWQELRGQGVQALWPPSSQVLRLGSLAWLQEQEVDLSPAAAFESHWSRQAATVVGLSLDRQLLAAFALQDTLKPGAADIVAQLQQQGKKVGMITGDHPHTARAIAQAAGIPEALVFAGVRPEQKAGVLRQLQAQGEKVAFVGDGINDAPALKQADLGIAVSRASDVAREAADLLLLQSDLAAVPLALALAQKTLRTIKQNLFWAFFYNAAAIPLAALGFLSPVLCAATMGLSDLIVIGNSLRLYRWRPQFSSRSQPSRP; translated from the coding sequence ATGTCGGCAACCTCGGTTAATGGCGTTGGGACCTCTTCCGCCACAGCGTTTTTGGTGGAAGGCATGACCTGCCAGAATTGCGCCCGAAAAGTGCAACAGGCGGCCCAAAGTGTCCCCGGGGTGGCCTCCGCTGCTCCCCAAATAGCCGGGGGCAGGCTCACCGTCCGTTGGCAGCCGGGGGCTGCGCCCAACCCGCAGGCCGTCATCCTGGCCGTGCGCCAGGCTGGTTATGGCATTCAAGCGGCCTCGGCTTTGGGCCAAGCCGAAGCGGGTACATCTCCCTCCGGGTCGCCGGCGGGCGAGGCTGCTGGTTTTTGGGCTGGCTGGGGGGCCAATGTCTGGCTTGGGGGCACGGTCACCCTCGTTTTGCTGGGCGGCGAGTGGCTCACCCACTGGGGCATGGAGCGCTGGTTTCAATGGCTGGCACTGGTACTGGCCAGCCTTGTTCAATTCGGCTGCGGCGCCCGTTTTTATCGGGCGGCCTGGCGACAGTTGCGGGTGGGGCAGGCCAATATGGATTTGCTGGTGGCCCTGGGGTCCTCGGCCGCTTATGGCTTCAGTGTGTGGGGCCTGGTGACCGCTTATCCCGGCCATCTCTATTTTTTGGAGGCCTCCGCCATCATCACGCTCATCAGTGTGGGACACTGGCTGGAAGCTCGCACCTCGGCCAAAGCCGCGTCGGCCTTGCAAGGCCTGCTCCAGTTGGCGCCCCCCACCGCTCGCGTCCAGCGCCAGCTCGCCGAGGTGGAAGTGCCGGTCAGCCAGTTGCGCCCCGGGGATACCGTCGTCCTGCGCCCGGGTGACCGGGTGCCGGCCGATGGCCAGGTTTCCTTCGGGGAGAGCACGGTGGACGAATCCATGCTCACCGGGGAGCCGCTGCCGGTGAACAAGCAGCGCGGAGACAGCGTCTATGCCGGCACGCTGAATCAGTCGGGCCGCCTGCTCGTGCGCGTTCAGGCCACGGGTGAACAAACCGCCCTGGCTCACATCATTGCCGCCGTCGAGCGCGCCCAAAGCAGCCGCGCCAACATTCAACGCCTCGGCGATCGCGTCAGCAGTGTGTTCGTCCCCGGGGTGGTGCTGGTGGCCGTGCTCACCGGCTTGTGGTGGGGATTGAATTATGAATCGGCCAGTGAGTTCAGCCGGCAGATGGCCCGCCATCTCTGGCCCGCCCTAGTCCCTGCGACGGCGCTGGCGGCCGCCATCATTCAAGCGGTGGCGGTGCTCATTGTGGCCTGTCCCTGCGCCATGGGACTGGCCACCCCCACCGCCATCATGGCCGCAGCCAACGTTGCCGCCACCAAAGGCATTCTCATCCGGGACGGCCAGGCCCTGGAAAAATCCGGGCGCATCTCCATGGTCATCTTCGACAAAACCGGCACCCTCACCCGCGGCCAGGTGACCTGTGCCGGGGTCTTGGATTTGGGAGGCGGCCAGTCCCCCCTGCCACCGGTGGCCGAAATGGCGGCCGCGCTTGCCCGCTCTTCCAGTCATCCCCTGAGCCAAACCATTGCCCGGCTGTCTCCGCAGGCACAGTTTCCGCTGGACCAGTGGCAGGAGCTGCGCGGCCAAGGTGTGCAAGCCCTCTGGCCTCCCAGCTCGCAAGTGTTGCGCCTGGGTTCTTTGGCCTGGCTCCAGGAGCAAGAGGTGGACTTATCCCCCGCTGCCGCTTTTGAAAGTCACTGGAGCAGGCAGGCGGCCACCGTGGTTGGCCTGAGTCTGGATCGCCAATTACTTGCGGCCTTTGCCCTGCAGGACACGTTGAAGCCCGGGGCCGCGGATATTGTGGCCCAGCTTCAACAACAGGGCAAAAAAGTGGGGATGATTACCGGCGACCATCCCCACACCGCCCGCGCCATCGCCCAGGCGGCCGGCATCCCGGAAGCCCTGGTCTTTGCCGGCGTGCGGCCCGAGCAGAAGGCCGGGGTGCTGCGTCAATTACAGGCGCAAGGGGAGAAAGTGGCTTTTGTGGGGGATGGCATCAATGACGCCCCCGCCCTCAAACAAGCCGATTTGGGCATCGCGGTAAGCCGCGCCAGTGACGTTGCCCGCGAGGCGGCCGACCTCCTGCTCCTGCAATCCGATCTGGCCGCCGTGCCGCTGGCCCTGGCCCTCGCTCAAAAAACGCTGCGCACCATCAAGCAAAATCTTTTCTGGGCATTTTTTTACAATGCCGCAGCCATTCCCCTGGCGGCCCTGGGTTTCTTAAGCCCGGTGCTTTGCGCTGCCACCATGGGGCTGAGCGATCTGATTGTGATCGGCAATTCGTTGCGGCTGTACCGCTGGCGCCCACAATTTTCCAGCCGCTCCCAACCCTCCAGACCTTAG
- a CDS encoding undecaprenyl/decaprenyl-phosphate alpha-N-acetylglucosaminyl 1-phosphate transferase has translation MGNYKTYLGLLALACGLGLLLTPIVRWLASRAGILDHPGTRKIHHRPIPLLGGLAVALAMWLPIAALWMYDNRVANLLRAQEAAVLQILLSGVAMLLLGIYDDLRGLNARKKLMAQLPVAVALVVSGVGFQSITIPSLGSVSLGWAGPLLTLLWLIGITNAINLVDGIDGLACGVSFFAAATIAAISIYNDNTVGAVIMTALAGACLGFLPYNFNPARIFLGDTGSLFLGMTLAVSALVTSQKGTLAASLLIPVLVLGFPIIDTLLAMVRRAVRGKSMFSGDAGHIHHRLLARGLNHRQASIIIYGFCLLCGLVALVTVMENSAGMAFGFAALFVVLFAGLRALGYWKALTQLGRTPERLHFKLLYHVAEAARCKLALATEIEQIPQILQSVCVEYQKPGFKISWPGNGHHQGGEHLWLAPGVDSLHSLPVETHEFTDTGMKLEFYLRRRDDQDELHLEKRNLLSTLAEAANQRLAFLLKSPPPPS, from the coding sequence ATGGGAAATTATAAGACATATCTGGGGCTGTTGGCTCTGGCCTGCGGCCTGGGTTTGTTGCTCACCCCGATAGTCCGCTGGCTGGCTTCACGCGCCGGAATCCTGGATCATCCCGGCACCAGAAAAATCCACCATCGCCCCATTCCCCTGCTGGGCGGGCTGGCCGTGGCGCTGGCCATGTGGCTGCCCATTGCCGCCCTGTGGATGTATGACAACCGCGTGGCCAATTTGCTGCGGGCGCAGGAGGCGGCGGTGCTCCAAATCTTGTTGAGCGGTGTGGCAATGCTGCTGTTGGGGATTTATGACGATTTGAGAGGACTCAATGCCCGCAAAAAACTCATGGCGCAACTGCCCGTGGCGGTGGCGCTCGTGGTGTCGGGCGTGGGTTTCCAGTCCATCACCATCCCCTCCCTGGGCAGCGTTTCTTTGGGGTGGGCCGGTCCCCTGCTCACCCTCCTGTGGCTCATTGGCATCACCAATGCCATCAACCTGGTGGACGGTATTGACGGCCTGGCCTGCGGGGTGTCTTTCTTCGCCGCCGCCACCATCGCGGCCATTTCCATCTACAATGACAACACCGTGGGCGCGGTCATCATGACGGCACTGGCAGGCGCCTGTCTGGGATTCCTGCCCTACAATTTTAATCCCGCCCGCATTTTCTTGGGGGACACCGGCAGCCTGTTTTTGGGCATGACCCTGGCTGTCAGCGCGCTGGTCACCTCGCAAAAAGGCACGCTGGCCGCCTCGCTGCTCATTCCGGTGTTGGTGCTCGGCTTTCCCATCATTGACACCCTCCTGGCCATGGTGCGCCGGGCGGTGCGCGGCAAGTCCATGTTCAGTGGCGATGCCGGCCACATTCACCACCGCCTGCTGGCCCGTGGCCTGAATCACCGGCAGGCCTCGATTATTATTTATGGTTTCTGCCTGCTTTGCGGGCTGGTGGCCCTGGTCACGGTCATGGAAAACAGCGCCGGCATGGCGTTTGGGTTTGCGGCGCTCTTTGTGGTGCTCTTTGCCGGCCTGCGCGCGCTGGGCTATTGGAAGGCCTTGACCCAACTGGGGAGAACTCCGGAGCGGCTCCATTTCAAACTCCTGTATCACGTGGCCGAAGCCGCCCGCTGCAAGCTGGCCCTGGCCACGGAAATCGAGCAAATCCCCCAAATCCTGCAATCCGTCTGTGTGGAGTATCAGAAGCCGGGCTTCAAAATCTCCTGGCCCGGCAACGGCCATCACCAGGGCGGCGAGCATCTCTGGCTGGCCCCCGGCGTGGATAGCCTCCACAGCCTGCCGGTGGAAACCCACGAGTTCACCGACACGGGGATGAAACTGGAGTTTTATTTGCGGCGCCGCGACGATCAAGACGAGCTGCATCTGGAAAAACGCAACCTGCTCAGCACCCTGGCCGAGGCCGCCAACCAGCGGTTGGCCTTCCTGCTCAAATCACCCCCTCCACCATCCTAG